From Stenotrophomonas nitritireducens, the proteins below share one genomic window:
- a CDS encoding efflux RND transporter periplasmic adaptor subunit: protein MSQTSSPEAAAAAPSRRGKLLRGLLIVVVILLVAFAAWYFLLGRWAEDTDDAYVGGNQVQITPMIAGTVVSIAADDGMKVEQGQLLVQLDPADTEVAMQQARANLASTVRQVRGLYRSAEGAQAELNARQVTVKRAREDFARRRDLATTGAISNEELAHARDELAAAEAAVAGSRETVERSRALVDDTVIATQPDVQAAAAQLRQAYLNNARAGIVAPVSGYVARRSVQVGQRVQPGAALMAVVPAEQMWVDANFKETQLRHMRLGQEVELRSDLYGGDVTYKGRITNLGLGTGSAFSLLPAQNASGNWIKIVQRVPVRIAIDAKQLAEHPLRLGLSMKAEVNLHDQKGTVLPADVAKGTVYGTQVYAKQLHDADALIHSIIQDNLPPSARAS, encoded by the coding sequence ATGAGCCAGACCTCCTCCCCCGAAGCGGCCGCAGCCGCTCCCAGCCGCCGCGGCAAGCTGCTGCGCGGCTTGTTGATTGTTGTCGTGATCCTGCTGGTGGCATTTGCCGCGTGGTACTTCCTGCTGGGCCGCTGGGCCGAGGACACCGACGACGCCTATGTCGGTGGCAACCAGGTGCAGATCACCCCGATGATCGCCGGCACCGTGGTGTCCATCGCCGCCGATGACGGCATGAAGGTGGAGCAGGGCCAGCTGCTGGTGCAACTGGACCCGGCAGACACCGAAGTGGCCATGCAGCAGGCACGCGCCAATCTGGCCAGTACAGTGCGCCAGGTGCGCGGCCTGTACCGCAGCGCGGAAGGTGCGCAGGCGGAGTTGAACGCACGCCAGGTCACCGTCAAGCGCGCCCGCGAAGACTTTGCCCGCCGCCGCGACCTTGCCACCACCGGTGCCATCTCCAATGAAGAGCTGGCCCATGCCCGCGACGAACTGGCCGCTGCCGAAGCCGCTGTTGCCGGTTCGCGCGAAACCGTCGAGCGCAGCCGCGCGCTGGTCGATGACACCGTCATCGCCACCCAGCCGGACGTGCAGGCTGCTGCGGCGCAGTTGCGCCAGGCCTACCTCAACAACGCCCGCGCCGGTATCGTCGCGCCGGTGAGCGGTTACGTCGCGCGTCGTTCGGTGCAGGTTGGCCAGCGCGTGCAGCCCGGTGCCGCCTTGATGGCGGTGGTCCCGGCTGAGCAGATGTGGGTGGACGCCAACTTCAAGGAAACCCAGTTGCGCCACATGCGCCTGGGCCAGGAAGTGGAACTGCGCTCGGATCTGTACGGCGGCGACGTGACCTACAAGGGCCGCATCACCAACCTCGGCCTGGGTACCGGTTCGGCGTTCTCGCTGCTGCCGGCGCAGAACGCCAGCGGCAACTGGATCAAGATCGTGCAGCGCGTGCCGGTGCGCATCGCCATCGATGCCAAGCAGCTGGCCGAGCATCCGCTGCGCCTGGGCCTGTCGATGAAGGCCGAGGTCAACCTGCACGACCAGAAGGGCACGGTGCTGCCGGCCGACGTGGCCAAGGGCACGGTGTACGGCACGCAGGTCTACGCCAAGCAGCTGCATGATGCCGACGCGCTGATCCACAGCATCATCCAGGACAATCTGCCGCCGTCCGCGCGCGCCAGCTGA
- a CDS encoding HvfB family MNIO-type RiPP peptide maturase: MPAQASAGLGLRRSLLDTLQQAPAGSFDFLECAPDNWIGVGGALGEALSALSQQHPLSCHGLSLSLGGPAPLDVDFLAQTRRFLDQHQVALYSEHLSWCSDEGHLYELLPLPFTSEAVRHVAARIRQAQDILGRRIAVENASYYAVPAADMDEAEFINAVLAEADCDLLLDVNNVYVNAINHGYDARAFLARLPSRRIASYHVAGHHDEADDLKIDTHGMPVKGDVWQLLADTYAMHGVRPTLLERDFNFPPLPELLAEVSRIRQLQDAQAGRDD, from the coding sequence ATGCCGGCCCAGGCCAGCGCCGGCTTGGGCCTGCGGCGCTCGCTGCTTGATACCCTGCAGCAAGCACCGGCCGGCTCCTTTGATTTTCTCGAGTGCGCACCGGACAACTGGATAGGCGTCGGCGGCGCGCTGGGCGAGGCGTTGTCGGCGCTGTCGCAGCAGCATCCGCTCAGCTGCCATGGCCTGTCGCTGTCATTGGGCGGGCCGGCTCCGCTGGATGTGGATTTCCTGGCACAGACCCGCCGTTTCCTGGACCAGCACCAGGTGGCGCTGTACAGCGAACACCTGAGCTGGTGCAGCGATGAGGGCCATCTGTACGAGCTGCTGCCGCTGCCTTTCACCAGCGAAGCGGTACGGCATGTGGCCGCGCGCATCCGCCAGGCACAGGACATCCTCGGCCGGCGTATCGCGGTGGAAAACGCCTCCTACTACGCCGTGCCCGCGGCCGACATGGACGAGGCGGAGTTCATCAATGCCGTCCTGGCCGAGGCCGATTGCGACCTGCTGCTGGACGTCAACAACGTTTACGTCAACGCCATCAACCACGGCTACGACGCACGCGCGTTTCTTGCGCGCCTGCCCTCGCGGCGTATTGCCAGCTACCACGTGGCCGGCCACCACGATGAAGCCGACGATCTGAAGATCGACACCCACGGCATGCCGGTCAAAGGCGATGTCTGGCAGCTGCTGGCCGATACCTATGCCATGCACGGAGTACGTCCCACGTTGCTGGAACGCGATTTCAACTTCCCGCCATTGCCCGAACTGCTGGCCGAGGTAAGCCGCATCCGCCAGCTGCAGGATGCCCAGGCCGGCCGCGATGACTGA
- a CDS encoding HvfC family RiPP maturation protein, translating to MTDSLAALQRAFAAHLRDPQQHPAPAGLDDARMQVYRELYFNNILSLLAANFPVIAETVGPARWPQLVRAFCRERRAHTPLFPEIGQEFIAFLDQRGVDPEAPWLLELAHYEWIELALKITDAPLPAHDPHGDLLLGSPVVSPCCRALAYHWPVHRIAPQYQPSDPPLQPTLLLARRQADGNIVFSELSPLLYRLLERLEQFPALSGREQLQQLADEAGTQADEAFIANGAAMLRQLQDKGCLLGSTAP from the coding sequence ATGACTGACTCCCTGGCCGCGCTGCAACGGGCGTTCGCCGCCCACCTGCGCGATCCGCAGCAGCACCCGGCACCAGCAGGCCTCGACGATGCACGCATGCAGGTGTACCGCGAGCTGTACTTCAACAACATCCTGAGCCTGCTGGCCGCCAATTTCCCGGTAATCGCCGAAACCGTGGGGCCGGCGCGCTGGCCGCAACTGGTGCGCGCGTTCTGCCGCGAGCGTCGCGCACACACGCCGCTGTTCCCGGAGATCGGGCAGGAATTCATCGCCTTCCTGGACCAACGCGGCGTCGACCCGGAAGCGCCCTGGCTGCTGGAACTGGCACATTACGAGTGGATCGAACTGGCGCTGAAGATCACCGATGCGCCGTTGCCCGCACATGATCCACACGGCGATCTGCTGCTCGGCAGCCCGGTGGTTTCGCCCTGCTGCCGTGCCCTCGCCTACCACTGGCCGGTGCATCGGATTGCTCCGCAATACCAGCCCAGCGATCCACCGCTGCAGCCGACCCTGCTGCTGGCCCGGCGCCAGGCTGATGGCAACATCGTGTTCTCCGAGCTGTCGCCCCTGCTGTACCGCCTGCTGGAACGGCTGGAACAGTTTCCCGCGCTCAGCGGGCGCGAACAGCTTCAGCAGTTGGCCGATGAGGCGGGCACGCAGGCGGATGAGGCATTCATCGCCAATGGCGCGGCGATGTTGCGGCAATTGCAGGACAAGGGCTGTCTGTTGGGTAGCACGGCTCCCTGA
- a CDS encoding DHA2 family efflux MFS transporter permease subunit: MSAQAPTAPATTVGAGPANVALCTAGLALASFMQVLDTTIANVSLPTIAGNLGASSQQATWVITSFAVSTAIALPLTGWLSRRFGEVKLFIWATIAFSIASLLCGIAQSMGMLVVSRALQGFVAGPMYPITQSLLVSIYPREKRGQALALLAMITVVAPIAGPILGGWITDNYSWEWIFLINVPLGVIAAVIVGGQLRHRVEQTERPKMDYVGLVTLVIGVGCLQLMLDLGNEEDWFSSTKIVVLACVAAVMLAVFVIWELTDKDPIVDLKLLRHRNFRAGTLAMIVGYAAFFSVALMIPQWLQRDMGYTAIWAGLATAPLGILPIMVAPVLGKFGHKVDMRYLATIAFFVLSMTSFLRSGFNLQVNFEHVAGVQLLMGVGLALFFMPVLQILLSDLDGREIAAGSGLATFLRTLAGSFAASLTTWLWARRTQQHHADLTEHVSLYDPSMHDQVTALGQGDLQHGAAMLNEMINHQASQMGFNDIFLLLGWVFLLIIGLVWLAKPPFGAGAGAASAGGH; encoded by the coding sequence ATGTCCGCTCAAGCTCCCACGGCGCCGGCCACAACGGTCGGCGCAGGGCCGGCCAATGTAGCCTTGTGCACGGCCGGCCTGGCGCTGGCCTCGTTCATGCAGGTGCTCGACACCACCATCGCCAACGTCTCGCTGCCCACCATTGCCGGCAACCTCGGTGCCAGCTCGCAGCAGGCAACGTGGGTGATCACCTCGTTCGCGGTCAGCACCGCTATTGCCTTGCCGCTGACCGGCTGGCTGAGCCGTCGCTTCGGTGAAGTGAAACTCTTCATCTGGGCGACGATTGCGTTCTCGATTGCCTCCTTGCTGTGCGGCATCGCCCAGAGCATGGGCATGCTGGTGGTGTCGCGCGCGCTGCAGGGGTTCGTGGCCGGTCCGATGTATCCGATCACCCAGTCATTGCTGGTGTCCATCTATCCACGCGAGAAACGCGGGCAGGCGCTTGCGCTGCTGGCGATGATCACCGTGGTGGCGCCGATTGCCGGGCCGATTCTCGGTGGCTGGATCACCGACAACTACAGCTGGGAATGGATCTTCCTGATCAACGTGCCGTTGGGCGTGATTGCCGCGGTCATCGTCGGCGGCCAGCTTCGCCACCGGGTCGAACAGACCGAACGGCCGAAGATGGACTACGTCGGCCTGGTCACCCTGGTGATCGGCGTGGGTTGCCTGCAGCTGATGCTGGACCTGGGCAACGAGGAAGACTGGTTCAGCTCGACCAAGATCGTGGTGCTGGCCTGCGTGGCAGCGGTGATGCTGGCGGTATTCGTGATCTGGGAGCTGACCGACAAGGACCCGATCGTTGACCTGAAGCTGCTCCGGCACCGCAACTTCCGCGCCGGCACGCTGGCGATGATTGTCGGTTACGCCGCGTTCTTCTCGGTAGCGCTGATGATCCCGCAGTGGTTGCAGCGCGACATGGGCTATACCGCGATCTGGGCCGGCCTGGCGACGGCGCCATTGGGCATCCTGCCGATCATGGTGGCACCGGTGCTGGGCAAGTTCGGCCACAAGGTGGACATGCGTTACCTGGCGACGATCGCGTTCTTCGTGTTGTCGATGACCAGCTTCCTGCGTTCGGGCTTCAACCTGCAGGTCAACTTTGAACACGTGGCTGGCGTGCAGCTGCTGATGGGCGTGGGCCTGGCCTTGTTCTTCATGCCGGTGCTGCAGATATTGCTGTCGGACCTTGACGGCCGCGAGATCGCCGCCGGCTCGGGTTTGGCCACCTTCCTGCGCACCTTGGCCGGCAGCTTCGCCGCCTCGCTGACCACCTGGCTGTGGGCGCGGCGTACCCAGCAGCATCATGCGGACCTGACTGAGCATGTGTCGCTGTACGACCCATCGATGCACGACCAGGTCACCGCGCTGGGGCAGGGCGACCTGCAGCACGGCGCGGCGATGCTCAACGAGATGATCAACCACCAGGCATCGCAGATGGGCTTCAACGACATCTTCCTGCTGCTGGGCTGGGTGTTCCTGTTGATCATCGGCCTGGTATGGCTGGCCAAGCCGCCGTTTGGTGCGGGCGCTGGCGCGGCATCGGCAGGCGGGCATTGA
- a CDS encoding GGDEF domain-containing protein: protein MAIAGSAVSPAWGHAGVDSPLPKAAALPLPALLGGLCLLLIVAVVWLGIRLKQQRNQARQLAAQALARSDEVQQHNSRLQAALLEKAQLELQLREQAEAFERLANEDDLSGLPNRRAFDEVLARDMAVARRAGRALSLVVLSIDHLRQINTEWSRAVGDLVLCEVGELMRRSLRASDMPARLGNKEFAVLLTDTALPEAEIACQRLQRLFAQYAEWGGHEADDIKVSFSAGVVQLREDDQAPVLFYQRAKNALAQAKREGRARTCAA, encoded by the coding sequence ATGGCGATTGCCGGATCTGCGGTGTCACCGGCGTGGGGGCATGCTGGCGTTGACAGCCCGTTGCCCAAGGCTGCCGCGTTGCCGCTGCCGGCGCTGCTCGGCGGGCTCTGCCTGCTGTTGATCGTGGCGGTGGTCTGGTTGGGAATCCGCTTGAAGCAGCAGCGCAACCAGGCACGGCAGCTGGCCGCGCAGGCATTGGCGCGTTCGGACGAGGTGCAGCAACACAACAGCCGGCTGCAGGCAGCGCTGCTGGAAAAAGCGCAGCTGGAACTGCAGCTGCGCGAGCAGGCCGAAGCGTTCGAGCGCCTGGCCAATGAAGATGATCTCAGTGGCCTGCCCAACCGGCGCGCATTTGATGAAGTGCTGGCACGTGACATGGCTGTCGCGCGTCGCGCCGGCCGTGCGCTCAGCCTGGTGGTGCTGAGCATCGATCACCTCCGGCAGATCAATACCGAATGGTCGCGCGCGGTTGGTGATCTGGTGTTGTGCGAAGTCGGTGAGTTGATGCGCCGCAGCCTGCGTGCGTCGGACATGCCGGCGCGGTTGGGCAACAAGGAGTTCGCGGTGTTGTTGACCGACACCGCATTGCCCGAAGCCGAGATCGCCTGCCAGCGATTGCAGCGTTTGTTCGCGCAGTACGCGGAGTGGGGCGGACATGAGGCCGATGACATCAAGGTCAGTTTCAGTGCCGGCGTGGTGCAGCTGCGCGAAGACGACCAGGCACCGGTGCTGTTCTACCAACGCGCAAAGAATGCGCTGGCACAGGCCAAGAGGGAGGGCCGCGCAAGGACCTGCGCGGCCTGA
- the rlmB gene encoding 23S rRNA (guanosine(2251)-2'-O)-methyltransferase RlmB, whose amino-acid sequence MSKQNQWIVGVNAVASSIEKDPENVREVLIEAGAKNPRLVEIEEEALRKGIDVRKVNAQALGGVAGQVRHQGVVARYAAPKLWDEDELKGLIEAAEGKALVLVLDEVQDPHNLGACLRSAAAAGVTAVVIPKDKSAPVNATVRKVSAGAADSIPVVSVTNLVRCIKDMQKLGVWVYGLAGESDTTIHKLDLRGNVALVMGGEADGMRRLTRETCDQLVRIPMPGDVESLNVSVATGVALFEAVRQRL is encoded by the coding sequence ATGAGCAAGCAGAACCAATGGATCGTCGGCGTCAATGCCGTAGCTTCGTCGATTGAAAAGGACCCGGAAAACGTCCGCGAGGTCCTGATCGAGGCCGGTGCCAAGAACCCGCGCCTGGTCGAAATCGAGGAAGAAGCCCTGCGCAAGGGCATCGACGTGCGCAAGGTCAATGCCCAAGCGCTGGGCGGCGTGGCCGGCCAGGTCCGCCACCAGGGGGTGGTTGCGCGCTATGCCGCGCCCAAGCTGTGGGACGAGGACGAGCTGAAGGGCCTGATCGAAGCGGCCGAAGGCAAGGCGCTGGTGCTGGTGCTGGACGAAGTGCAGGACCCGCACAACCTCGGCGCCTGCCTGCGCAGCGCCGCCGCCGCCGGTGTCACCGCGGTGGTTATTCCCAAGGACAAGAGCGCTCCGGTCAACGCCACCGTGCGCAAGGTCAGCGCCGGTGCGGCCGACAGCATTCCGGTGGTGTCGGTGACCAACCTGGTCCGCTGCATCAAGGACATGCAGAAGCTGGGTGTGTGGGTGTATGGCCTGGCCGGTGAATCGGACACCACCATCCACAAGCTCGACCTGCGCGGTAATGTGGCGCTGGTGATGGGTGGCGAGGCCGACGGCATGCGCCGCCTGACCCGCGAAACCTGCGACCAGCTGGTGCGCATTCCGATGCCGGGCGACGTTGAAAGCCTGAATGTATCCGTGGCGACGGGTGTGGCATTGTTCGAGGCCGTCCGCCAACGCCTGTAA
- a CDS encoding HvfA family oxazolone/thioamide-modified RiPP metallophore: MAIDIRKPTTLALGVALFGSMASPAFAITDLAQGYALGASAQTPPTAQAQAAAATDQAAADAKQKAEGKCGEGKCGEGKCGADKDKPKTDAAKAEGEAATSADKTNAEGKCGEGKCGGKH, translated from the coding sequence ATGGCCATCGACATCCGCAAGCCCACCACCCTCGCCTTGGGCGTCGCCCTGTTCGGCAGCATGGCAAGCCCCGCTTTTGCCATCACCGACCTGGCCCAGGGTTACGCCCTCGGGGCCAGCGCCCAGACCCCACCGACAGCCCAAGCCCAGGCCGCCGCCGCTACCGACCAGGCCGCAGCCGACGCCAAGCAGAAGGCGGAAGGCAAGTGCGGTGAAGGCAAATGTGGCGAAGGTAAATGCGGCGCTGACAAGGACAAGCCGAAGACCGACGCCGCCAAGGCCGAAGGCGAAGCGGCGACCAGCGCCGATAAAACCAACGCCGAAGGCAAGTGCGGCGAGGGCAAGTGTGGCGGCAAGCACTAA
- the rnt gene encoding ribonuclease T yields MNESVEPSLPRPAHTPMAQRFRGFLPVVVDVETGGFDCNRHALLEIAAVPVEMDENGRLYPGQTASAHVIPAEGTEIDPKSLEITGIVLDHPFRLAKPEREALEHVFAPIRAAMKKYNCQRAILVGHNAHFDLNFVNATVARSGHKRNPFHPFSVFDTVTLAGVAYGQTVLARSVQAAGFEWDASEAHSAVYDTEQTARLFCKIVNAWPTTTAG; encoded by the coding sequence ATGAACGAATCTGTTGAACCCTCGCTGCCCCGCCCTGCCCACACGCCCATGGCGCAACGCTTCCGTGGCTTTCTGCCGGTGGTGGTGGACGTGGAAACCGGCGGCTTCGACTGTAATCGTCATGCCCTGCTCGAGATCGCCGCCGTGCCGGTGGAGATGGATGAAAACGGCCGGCTATATCCCGGCCAGACCGCCAGCGCGCATGTGATCCCGGCCGAAGGCACCGAAATCGATCCCAAATCATTGGAGATCACCGGCATCGTGCTGGACCACCCGTTCCGCCTGGCCAAGCCCGAGCGCGAGGCGCTGGAGCATGTGTTCGCACCGATCCGCGCGGCAATGAAAAAATACAACTGCCAGCGCGCGATCCTGGTTGGCCACAACGCTCATTTCGACCTGAACTTCGTGAATGCCACCGTTGCCCGCAGCGGCCACAAACGCAATCCCTTCCATCCTTTCAGCGTGTTCGACACCGTGACCCTGGCCGGCGTTGCCTACGGCCAGACCGTGCTTGCACGCTCAGTGCAGGCTGCCGGTTTTGAATGGGATGCCAGTGAGGCGCACAGCGCGGTCTACGACACCGAACAGACCGCACGCCTGTTCTGCAAGATCGTCAACGCCTGGCCGACCACAACCGCTGGTTGA
- the rnr gene encoding ribonuclease R: MKNKKTTGADKAQKSATGSKPGKAPGKAPKAKSAKLPPWMPESLSAPAKAGAAKPPGKAGPARSGAPKPGKRKPNDNAAPQSFVRGRRKSGPPVAAIDDPYASREAERYAQPIASREAILQLLDRCEGPQNAEEIGAALGLTEPDRADALGKRLGAMVRDGQLVQNRRGGFAPVSQLSLIPGVVIANPEGFGFLRPDEGGDDLFLSPYEMRKVMHGDRALANVTGIDRRGRREGSIARVLERGVNRLIGHFSVEAGISYVVPDDKRIQRNIQIPGDATGGAKDGQLVVCELTHAPDSRRPPIGKIIAVLGDKLTPSLVVETAIHGHELPYEFPPEVLDEATAVPLTVEPSMIGNRVDLRSMPLVTIDGEDAKDFDDAVYCEPNRDGFRLVVAIADVSNYVRPGTPLDDEAQRRATSVYFPGFVVPMLPETLSNGICSLRPKEDRMCFVCDMQVGRDGEVTESKFYEAVMNSHARLTYTQVWAAVGEDDADTKAFIGPLMPQIQNLHQLYRILSKARERRGAIEFESSEVRFVLDNRGEVTQAGMMVRNDAHKLIEECMIAANVEAARYLLSKHVPAPFRVHERPPESKFADLLEFLKEFKLSLPPWSKVQPGDYTKLLKKVRERPDAALLESVLLRSQSLAVYSPDNNGHFGLALQAYAHFTSPIRRYPDLLVHRAIKYALTGGPLDKYTYTPREMAALSLQCSERERRADEAEREVDERFRAAWMEKHVGSQFDGVISGVTSFGLFVELYESKVNGLVHVTQLPHDYYQFDPIRKTLSGDRRGSEFRLGDRVRILVLKASMEERKIDFRLVEDKDGKVEAPTPQPERGKPAKRTKQKY; this comes from the coding sequence ATGAAAAACAAAAAGACCACTGGGGCCGACAAGGCCCAAAAGTCCGCCACCGGCAGCAAGCCGGGCAAGGCGCCGGGCAAAGCCCCCAAAGCAAAATCGGCCAAGCTGCCGCCATGGATGCCGGAAAGCCTTTCCGCACCTGCGAAGGCCGGCGCAGCCAAGCCACCGGGCAAGGCGGGCCCCGCCCGTTCCGGCGCGCCCAAGCCGGGCAAGCGCAAACCCAATGACAACGCCGCGCCGCAGAGTTTCGTGCGCGGCCGCCGCAAGTCCGGTCCGCCGGTTGCAGCCATCGATGATCCCTATGCATCGCGCGAGGCTGAGCGCTACGCGCAGCCGATTGCCAGCCGTGAGGCCATCCTGCAGCTGCTTGACCGCTGCGAAGGCCCGCAGAACGCCGAGGAAATCGGCGCCGCGCTGGGCCTGACCGAACCGGATCGTGCCGATGCCTTGGGCAAGCGCCTGGGCGCGATGGTGCGTGATGGCCAACTGGTGCAGAACCGCCGTGGCGGCTTCGCTCCGGTCAGCCAGTTGAGCCTCATCCCCGGTGTGGTGATCGCCAACCCGGAAGGCTTCGGCTTCCTGCGCCCGGACGAGGGCGGCGACGACCTGTTCCTGTCACCTTATGAAATGCGCAAGGTGATGCATGGTGACCGTGCGTTGGCCAATGTCACCGGCATCGACCGCCGCGGCCGCCGCGAAGGCAGCATCGCCCGCGTGCTGGAGCGTGGCGTCAACCGCCTGATCGGTCATTTCAGTGTGGAAGCGGGTATCAGCTACGTGGTGCCGGACGACAAGCGCATCCAGCGCAACATCCAGATCCCGGGCGATGCTACTGGCGGCGCCAAGGACGGGCAGCTGGTGGTCTGCGAGCTGACCCATGCGCCGGATTCGCGCCGTCCGCCGATCGGCAAGATCATCGCCGTGCTCGGTGACAAGCTGACCCCGTCGCTGGTGGTGGAAACCGCCATCCATGGCCATGAGCTGCCGTATGAGTTCCCGCCGGAAGTGCTGGACGAAGCCACTGCGGTGCCGTTGACGGTGGAGCCGTCGATGATCGGCAATCGCGTGGACCTGCGTTCCATGCCGCTGGTCACCATCGACGGCGAGGACGCCAAGGACTTCGACGACGCGGTCTACTGCGAGCCGAACCGTGACGGTTTCCGTCTGGTGGTGGCCATCGCCGACGTCTCCAACTACGTGCGTCCCGGTACGCCGCTGGACGATGAAGCGCAGCGCCGGGCGACCTCGGTGTATTTCCCGGGTTTCGTCGTGCCGATGCTGCCGGAGACGCTGTCCAACGGCATCTGCTCGTTGCGGCCGAAGGAAGACCGCATGTGCTTCGTCTGCGACATGCAGGTGGGGCGCGATGGCGAGGTGACCGAGTCGAAGTTCTACGAAGCGGTGATGAACTCACATGCGCGCCTGACCTATACCCAGGTGTGGGCCGCGGTGGGCGAGGACGATGCGGACACCAAGGCCTTCATCGGCCCGTTGATGCCGCAGATCCAGAACCTGCACCAGCTCTACCGCATCCTGTCCAAGGCACGCGAGCGCCGTGGCGCGATCGAGTTTGAATCCTCGGAAGTCCGCTTCGTACTGGACAACCGTGGCGAAGTGACCCAGGCCGGCATGATGGTGCGCAACGACGCCCACAAGCTGATCGAGGAATGCATGATCGCCGCCAACGTGGAGGCTGCGCGTTACCTGCTGTCCAAGCACGTTCCGGCGCCGTTCCGCGTGCACGAGCGGCCACCGGAATCCAAGTTCGCCGACCTGCTCGAGTTCCTCAAGGAATTCAAGCTGAGTCTGCCGCCGTGGAGCAAGGTGCAGCCGGGCGATTACACCAAGCTGCTGAAGAAGGTGCGCGAGCGCCCGGACGCGGCGCTGCTGGAATCGGTGTTGCTGCGCAGCCAGTCGCTGGCGGTGTATTCGCCGGACAACAACGGCCACTTCGGGCTGGCGTTGCAGGCCTATGCGCACTTCACCTCGCCGATCCGTCGTTACCCGGACCTGCTGGTGCACCGTGCCATCAAGTACGCGCTGACCGGTGGCCCGCTCGACAAGTACACCTATACCCCGCGCGAGATGGCGGCGCTGTCGCTGCAGTGCTCCGAGCGTGAGCGCCGTGCCGATGAGGCCGAGCGTGAGGTGGACGAGCGTTTCCGTGCGGCGTGGATGGAAAAGCACGTGGGCAGCCAGTTCGACGGCGTGATCAGCGGCGTGACCAGCTTCGGCCTGTTCGTCGAGCTGTACGAGTCCAAGGTCAACGGGCTGGTCCATGTGACCCAGCTGCCGCACGACTATTACCAGTTCGACCCGATCCGCAAGACGCTCAGCGGCGACCGCCGTGGCAGCGAGTTCCGGCTCGGCGACCGGGTCCGCATCCTGGTGCTCAAGGCCAGCATGGAGGAGCGCAAGATCGATTTCCGCCTGGTCGAGGACAAGGACGGCAAGGTCGAAGCGCCGACCCCGCAGCCCGAACGCGGCAAGCCGGCTAAGCGCACCAAGCAGAAATATTGA
- a CDS encoding P1 family peptidase, which produces MPRTPSRLFLQLTVALAGLCVLGAAAQDAPRVRARDLGVAPGIFSPGSNNAITDVAGVRVGQVTLSTGDSVRTGVTAILPHPGNAYRSRVPAALHVGNGFGKFVGSTQVNELGELETPILLTCTLCVWKAADAMADWMLAQPDMQQVRSLNVVVGETNDGGLNDIRARPITAAAVRHALESAKSGPVQEGSVGAGTGTVAFGWKGGIGTSSRKLPESLGGWTVGVLVQANFGGVLQVEGAPVGRELDRYAFQNAVAAQGNVRGLADDRGDGSVIIVVATDAPLSDRNLRRLASRGMMGLGRTGSSASNGSGDYVLAFSTADSVRRGFDAAQLQTTELANEQMSAVFQASVDAVEESVYNALFMATTVSGNGQTVQAIPLERVREVLQRHGVKAPR; this is translated from the coding sequence ATGCCCCGCACGCCGTCCCGTCTTTTCCTTCAATTGACCGTGGCGCTGGCGGGGCTTTGCGTCCTGGGCGCCGCCGCACAGGACGCTCCGCGCGTACGTGCGCGTGATCTGGGCGTCGCGCCCGGCATCTTCAGCCCGGGCAGCAACAACGCAATCACCGATGTAGCCGGCGTACGTGTCGGCCAGGTGACCTTGAGCACGGGCGATAGCGTACGCACCGGCGTCACCGCGATCCTGCCGCACCCCGGCAATGCCTACCGCTCGCGGGTGCCGGCTGCGCTGCACGTGGGTAATGGCTTCGGAAAATTCGTCGGCAGCACCCAGGTCAACGAGCTGGGCGAACTGGAAACCCCGATCCTGCTGACCTGCACCCTGTGCGTGTGGAAAGCCGCCGATGCGATGGCCGACTGGATGCTGGCACAGCCGGACATGCAGCAGGTGCGTTCCTTGAACGTGGTTGTCGGCGAGACCAATGACGGCGGCCTCAACGATATCCGTGCACGGCCGATCACCGCTGCGGCGGTGCGCCACGCGTTGGAATCCGCAAAGAGTGGCCCGGTGCAGGAAGGTAGTGTCGGCGCCGGCACCGGCACTGTGGCGTTCGGCTGGAAGGGCGGAATTGGTACTTCATCACGCAAGCTGCCCGAGAGCCTGGGCGGCTGGACGGTAGGTGTGCTGGTACAGGCGAATTTTGGCGGCGTGCTGCAGGTGGAAGGTGCGCCGGTTGGCCGCGAGCTTGATCGCTATGCGTTCCAGAACGCGGTGGCTGCGCAGGGCAATGTACGCGGGCTGGCCGATGATCGCGGCGATGGTTCGGTGATCATCGTGGTGGCAACCGATGCGCCGTTGTCGGATCGCAACCTGCGCCGGCTGGCTTCGCGCGGGATGATGGGGCTGGGGCGTACCGGCAGTTCGGCATCCAATGGCAGTGGTGATTATGTGCTGGCGTTTTCGACCGCCGACTCGGTGCGGCGCGGCTTTGATGCCGCGCAGCTGCAGACCACCGAGCTGGCAAACGAGCAGATGAGCGCGGTGTTCCAGGCCAGCGTGGATGCGGTGGAAGAGTCGGTGTACAACGCCTTGTTCATGGCAACCACGGTCAGTGGCAACGGCCAGACCGTGCAGGCGATTCCGCTGGAGCGGGTGCGTGAGGTGCTGCAGCGGCATGGGGTAAAAGCACCGAGGTAG